The following are from one region of the Sorghum bicolor cultivar BTx623 chromosome 2, Sorghum_bicolor_NCBIv3, whole genome shotgun sequence genome:
- the LOC110432265 gene encoding uncharacterized protein LOC110432265, whose translation MTGTTNKALLCFCLLMLIALSSSARELSPLREGDDDPGDTKTKWKCFRLWDNYCVKNKRCVNKCQGADGKGYHHGHCELWTCVCCKKKGEDNNEVVAPSNAQLGPSTITQ comes from the exons ATGACAGGAACAACAAACAAGGCCTTGCTCTGCTTTTGCCTCTTGATGCTAattgccttgtcatcatcag CAAGAGAGCTGTCACCACTGCGCGAGGGAGACGACGATCCTGGAGACACCAAGACAAAATGGAAGTGCTTCCGACTGTGGGACAACTATTGTGTGAAGAACAAGAGATGTGTGAACAAGTGCCAGGGCGCCGATGGAAAGGGCTACCATCACGGACACTGCGAGTTGTGGACATGTGTTTGTTGCAAGAAGAAAGGCGAGGATAATAATGAAGTAGTAGCTCCTAGCAACGCGCAGCTAGGCCCGAGCACAATTACGCAGTAG